A single Ketogulonicigenium vulgare WSH-001 DNA region contains:
- a CDS encoding ABC transporter ATP-binding protein, whose amino-acid sequence MPDQPILLSVRDLRSDLTAPLSFDLDAGQCVAVTGPSGAGKSLRLRMIADLLPHDGALLLRGVACADMPATQWRRQVRYVQSEPGWWAPLIGDHIGPSPLLGALGLPDDILTRRVDSASTGERQRVAILRAVADRPAVLLLDEPTAALDEAATRAVEGLVRQLMGGGMGIVLVSHDAAQVARLADQVISLAGRG is encoded by the coding sequence GTGCCGGATCAACCTATTCTTTTATCGGTGCGCGATCTGCGCAGTGATCTGACAGCGCCGCTCAGCTTTGATCTGGATGCGGGGCAGTGCGTGGCGGTGACGGGGCCTTCGGGGGCGGGGAAAAGCCTGCGTTTACGGATGATTGCCGATTTGCTGCCGCATGACGGCGCATTGCTTTTGCGCGGGGTGGCCTGCGCCGATATGCCCGCGACCCAGTGGCGGCGCCAGGTGCGCTATGTGCAAAGCGAGCCGGGATGGTGGGCGCCTTTGATCGGGGATCACATTGGGCCCAGCCCGCTGCTGGGTGCGTTGGGGCTGCCCGATGATATCCTGACGCGCCGCGTTGACAGTGCCTCGACCGGCGAGCGGCAGCGCGTCGCGATTCTACGTGCCGTTGCGGATCGGCCTGCCGTGTTATTGCTGGACGAGCCAACCGCCGCATTGGACGAGGCGGCGACGCGCGCGGTCGAGGGATTGGTCCGCCAATTGATGGGCGGCGGGATGGGAATCGTATTGGTCTCGCATGATGCGGCGCAGGTGGCGCGGCTGGCGGATCAGGTCATTTCCCTTGCGGGGCGCGGCTGA
- a CDS encoding AAA family ATPase — translation MTVSSIPALDDPAAFALVHGKLVAARQMINEIVLGQEAMVTHLLTGLLAGGHVLLQGPPGVGKTMVVRTIAAATGLDFARIQFTPDLMPADITGSTVLAVDADGRNTLEFQPGPIFTQLLLADEINRATPRTQSALLEAMQEFTVSAGGKTMRLDRPFFVLATQNPVEMDGTFVLPEAQIDRFLFRLDVDYPDAKTLTRILGGRAEVAVARASSVMSAADIVQLQDLAAAMPVASHLLAAIAEFAVATQPSASRDDRVKRYLRMGLSPRGAQAFLAAARAHALLEGHSHVSFDDLRAVLGAITRHRVQLNFEGQAAGLSVEALARELFDRIARA, via the coding sequence ATGACCGTATCTTCCATTCCTGCGCTGGATGATCCGGCGGCCTTCGCGCTGGTGCATGGCAAGCTGGTCGCGGCCCGCCAGATGATCAATGAGATCGTGCTGGGCCAAGAGGCGATGGTGACCCATCTGCTGACCGGCCTTTTGGCGGGCGGCCATGTGCTGCTGCAAGGGCCGCCGGGCGTCGGCAAGACGATGGTGGTGCGCACGATCGCGGCGGCCACCGGCCTCGATTTCGCGCGTATCCAGTTCACGCCCGATCTGATGCCTGCCGATATCACCGGCTCGACAGTGCTGGCGGTGGATGCAGATGGGCGCAATACGCTGGAATTCCAGCCCGGCCCGATCTTTACCCAACTGCTGCTGGCGGATGAGATCAACCGCGCCACCCCCCGCACGCAATCGGCCCTGCTGGAAGCGATGCAGGAATTCACCGTCTCGGCAGGCGGCAAGACGATGCGGCTGGATCGGCCGTTCTTTGTGCTGGCGACGCAAAACCCCGTCGAGATGGACGGTACCTTTGTTCTGCCCGAGGCGCAGATCGACCGCTTTCTTTTCCGTTTGGATGTGGACTACCCCGATGCCAAAACCCTGACGCGCATCCTTGGGGGCCGCGCCGAGGTTGCTGTTGCGCGGGCCAGTTCTGTCATGAGCGCCGCTGATATCGTGCAATTGCAGGATCTGGCTGCCGCAATGCCGGTCGCCAGCCACCTGCTGGCCGCAATCGCGGAATTTGCCGTGGCGACCCAGCCGAGCGCCAGTCGCGATGATCGGGTGAAACGCTATCTCCGCATGGGCCTCAGCCCGCGCGGGGCACAGGCGTTTTTGGCCGCCGCGCGCGCACATGCGCTGCTCGAGGGGCACAGCCATGTCAGCTTTGACGATCTGCGCGCCGTGCTGGGCGCCATCACCCGCCACCGGGTGCAGTTGAATTTCGAAGGGCAGGCAGCCGGCCTGTCGGTCGAGGCATTGGCGCGAGAGCTGTTCGACCGGATTGCAAGGGCTTGA
- a CDS encoding ABC transporter permease has product MGVTFSVFDLSVAGLLVICAAAASWALSLGVHRQLLWAAGRLIAQLLLVGLVLRALFASESMLLGLGLVVLMVGAAIYETAARPQQRMAGRFNAVASAAGIGASVMLIVVLAGATLRHDQDVLQPRVLVPIAGIVLGTAMTAASLALNTLLDNLRRERLAIEAQLALGVGRFRALAPVVRGALHNGIIPTLNQMAGAGIITLPGLMSGQVLAGADPVQAAYTQIFLSLLLSVAALISAAGVVGVAILRLTDHRDRLRLDRF; this is encoded by the coding sequence ATGGGCGTCACATTTTCAGTGTTCGATCTGTCGGTTGCGGGGCTGCTGGTGATCTGCGCGGCGGCGGCCTCTTGGGCGTTGTCGCTGGGCGTGCACCGCCAGCTATTATGGGCTGCGGGCCGCCTGATCGCGCAACTTTTGTTGGTTGGCTTGGTGCTGCGCGCGCTTTTTGCAAGCGAATCCATGCTGCTCGGGCTGGGGCTGGTGGTGTTGATGGTTGGCGCCGCGATCTACGAGACGGCCGCCCGTCCGCAGCAACGCATGGCGGGCAGGTTTAATGCGGTGGCCAGCGCGGCTGGAATCGGCGCATCTGTGATGCTGATCGTGGTTCTGGCGGGGGCGACGTTGCGGCATGATCAGGATGTGCTGCAGCCGCGTGTCTTGGTGCCGATTGCCGGGATCGTGCTTGGCACGGCGATGACGGCGGCCAGCCTTGCGCTGAACACGCTGCTGGACAACCTGCGGCGCGAAAGGCTGGCAATCGAGGCGCAATTGGCCCTGGGCGTCGGGCGATTTCGGGCATTGGCACCGGTGGTGCGGGGCGCATTGCACAATGGGATCATCCCCACGCTGAACCAGATGGCGGGTGCGGGGATCATCACGCTGCCGGGGCTGATGAGTGGTCAAGTGCTGGCCGGTGCCGATCCCGTGCAGGCAGCCTATACGCAGATTTTCCTGTCGCTTTTGCTGAGTGTCGCCGCGCTGATCAGCGCGGCGGGCGTGGTGGGTGTCGCTATTCTGCGGCTGACCGATCACCGCGATCGGTTGCGGCTGGACCGGTTCTGA
- a CDS encoding DUF58 domain-containing protein: protein MQPIAPATLERLRHLRFAPLYAKPGAGVGERRSDQRGAGLEFIDHRPYRPGDDIRDLDHRLMARLGQPYLRSYAADRQLPVSVVVDGSASMGAARRDVALQLAAMLGFVALAGGEGLRVWRGGVPSPLLSGVQRAPLLLDWLARAGAAARFTDHLNTLARDLPRGGLVLLISDWQDAAALDHLDMLRRAGHEPVVIRLTTAVEVDPTRLGSGVLVLADAETGQELTIALTPEMLAQYQALWDARTQRLAKGWFFDLPEGTDPGDVIAQMRIKGLLA from the coding sequence ATGCAGCCGATCGCGCCCGCGACACTAGAACGCCTGCGCCATCTGCGCTTTGCGCCCCTTTATGCAAAACCGGGCGCAGGCGTGGGCGAGCGGCGATCCGATCAGCGCGGCGCGGGGCTGGAATTCATCGATCACCGTCCCTATCGGCCCGGCGATGATATCCGCGATCTGGATCACCGCCTGATGGCGCGCCTTGGACAGCCCTATCTGCGCAGCTATGCGGCGGATCGGCAGTTGCCGGTGTCGGTGGTGGTGGATGGCAGCGCCTCGATGGGGGCGGCGCGTAGGGATGTGGCGCTGCAACTGGCGGCGATGCTAGGGTTTGTCGCACTGGCCGGGGGCGAGGGATTGCGGGTCTGGCGCGGCGGGGTGCCTTCGCCGCTGCTGTCGGGCGTGCAACGCGCGCCGCTGCTGCTTGATTGGCTGGCGCGGGCGGGCGCGGCGGCGCGTTTCACCGATCACCTTAACACGCTTGCCCGCGATCTGCCGCGCGGCGGCCTCGTGCTGCTGATCAGCGACTGGCAGGATGCGGCGGCGCTGGATCACCTGGATATGCTGCGCCGCGCCGGGCATGAGCCTGTGGTGATCCGCCTGACCACTGCGGTCGAGGTCGACCCCACCCGCCTTGGCTCCGGGGTTCTGGTGCTGGCGGATGCCGAAACCGGGCAGGAGCTGACCATCGCCCTGACACCCGAGATGCTGGCGCAATATCAGGCCCTGTGGGACGCCCGCACGCAGCGGCTGGCCAAAGGCTGGTTCTTTGATCTGCCCGAGGGGACAGATCCGGGCGATGTCATCGCGCAGATGCGCATCAAAGGTTTGCTGGCGTAA
- a CDS encoding MurR/RpiR family transcriptional regulator, which translates to MQDSDLSQRIRNQIGGLPPTMRRVAQYMDRNRPEVLAMSAAELAAALETSDATIIRTAKALGYDGLSDLKRLLTREMSAGTPVENFRRTVSASHADQRRAALRSLQMTGDVLTNLRGEENLAQLDRMISLLDQAQRIVLFGIGPTAFLTGYAAHQLARNGRETLLLNRTGRDLADQLLGLRAGDALLMISYSQPYAEALATMEEALMQALPIMLITNRTEHQLSAKAMETLVLPRGGAQGTAQNGATFACLEALIIGLSIRDPDQTHQGLNRLEQLRASIDRLG; encoded by the coding sequence ATGCAGGACAGTGACCTCTCGCAGCGGATTCGCAACCAGATCGGCGGGCTTCCCCCGACCATGCGGCGCGTCGCGCAATATATGGATCGCAACCGCCCGGAGGTATTGGCCATGTCTGCGGCCGAGCTGGCAGCCGCGTTGGAGACATCGGACGCAACCATTATCCGCACCGCAAAGGCGCTGGGGTATGACGGCCTGTCCGATCTGAAACGGCTGCTGACGCGGGAAATGTCGGCTGGCACCCCGGTCGAGAATTTCCGGCGCACCGTCTCGGCCAGCCATGCCGACCAGCGCCGCGCCGCCTTGCGCAGCCTGCAGATGACTGGCGATGTGCTGACAAACCTGCGCGGTGAGGAAAACCTGGCGCAGCTTGACCGGATGATCTCGCTGCTGGATCAGGCGCAACGTATCGTACTGTTCGGCATCGGGCCGACGGCGTTTTTGACCGGATATGCCGCCCATCAACTGGCCCGCAATGGCCGCGAAACCCTGTTGTTGAACCGGACAGGGCGCGATCTGGCGGATCAACTGCTGGGCCTGCGCGCGGGCGATGCGCTGCTGATGATCAGCTATAGCCAACCTTATGCCGAGGCGCTGGCAACCATGGAGGAGGCGCTGATGCAGGCGCTGCCGATCATGCTGATCACCAATCGCACCGAACACCAGCTATCCGCCAAGGCAATGGAAACACTCGTCCTTCCACGCGGCGGCGCGCAGGGTACGGCGCAAAACGGCGCGACCTTTGCCTGTCTCGAGGCATTGATCATCGGCCTGTCGATCCGCGACCCCGATCAAACCCACCAGGGCCTGAATCGGCTCGAGCAGTTGCGCGCCAGCATTGATCGGCTGGGCTAA
- a CDS encoding DUF6525 family protein, translating into MPARRNIATSLRRRADPRPMDQFDRLPPDVRAWLARAALPWSPRSVQKLWRRALRECGGDPARALARMDLAEARMLAKDCPKIWGRAHPLISAC; encoded by the coding sequence ATGCCTGCGCGCCGCAATATCGCGACATCCCTGCGCCGGCGGGCTGATCCGCGTCCGATGGATCAGTTCGACCGCCTGCCGCCCGATGTCCGCGCCTGGCTTGCGCGCGCGGCGCTGCCGTGGAGCCCGCGTTCCGTGCAAAAGCTGTGGCGGCGCGCGCTGCGCGAATGCGGAGGCGATCCCGCGCGGGCGCTGGCCCGTATGGACCTGGCCGAGGCGCGGATGTTGGCCAAGGATTGCCCCAAGATCTGGGGCAGGGCGCATCCGTTGATCAGCGCTTGTTAA
- a CDS encoding HEAT repeat domain-containing protein — protein MRRITDLDPAYVAALNAGAIPSATLTEGLAIDFAALLQAAVPALPSAACAQMHAAAGEGITRRMAKAAQLIADHQGLAALPALMDHTSDTVRGWACYLIGGADSLALPARLEMIRPLADDPHFGVREWAWMAVRPHIAADPAAAISYLTGWTDDPSARIRRFASEATRPRGVWCAHITSLRQDPGSALSLLQPLRADPAAYVQDSVANWLNDASKDRPDWVRALCADWLAESPAPETARICKRALRTVNKR, from the coding sequence ATGCGTCGCATCACCGACCTCGATCCCGCCTATGTTGCGGCGCTGAACGCAGGCGCAATCCCCAGCGCTACATTGACCGAAGGGCTGGCGATTGATTTCGCCGCCCTGCTGCAAGCCGCCGTGCCCGCCCTGCCAAGTGCCGCCTGTGCGCAGATGCACGCGGCGGCGGGCGAGGGTATTACCCGCCGCATGGCCAAAGCCGCGCAGTTGATTGCAGACCACCAAGGCCTCGCCGCGCTGCCTGCACTGATGGATCATACATCGGACACCGTGCGCGGCTGGGCCTGCTATCTGATCGGCGGCGCCGACAGTCTTGCCCTGCCCGCGCGGCTCGAGATGATCCGCCCGCTGGCCGATGATCCCCATTTTGGCGTGCGCGAATGGGCGTGGATGGCCGTTCGCCCCCATATCGCAGCTGATCCTGCGGCGGCGATCAGCTATCTGACCGGCTGGACGGATGACCCGTCCGCACGAATCCGCCGTTTCGCAAGCGAGGCCACCCGACCGCGCGGCGTCTGGTGCGCGCATATCACCAGCCTGCGCCAAGACCCCGGCTCTGCCCTGTCCCTGCTGCAGCCCCTGCGCGCCGATCCCGCGGCCTATGTGCAGGATTCGGTGGCAAACTGGTTGAATGATGCCAGCAAGGACCGCCCCGATTGGGTGCGCGCGCTTTGCGCAGACTGGCTGGCGGAAAGCCCCGCCCCCGAAACCGCGCGCATCTGCAAACGTGCGCTGCGCACGGTTAACAAGCGCTGA
- a CDS encoding YkvA family protein codes for MWRERLKDFARRLKRDLVALWIAARDRRTPLAARGLAIVVVAYALSPVDLIPDFIPVLGYLDDIILVPLGLALCIRFIPAVLMQDFRALAAARGRVPASRAGLIAVLLIWALLAAWLVSLLF; via the coding sequence ATGTGGCGAGAGCGGTTGAAAGATTTTGCACGGCGCCTCAAGCGCGATCTGGTGGCGCTATGGATCGCGGCGCGGGATCGGCGCACGCCGCTGGCTGCGCGGGGGCTGGCAATCGTCGTGGTCGCCTATGCGCTGTCGCCGGTGGATCTGATCCCGGATTTCATCCCGGTGCTTGGGTATCTTGATGATATTATTCTGGTGCCGTTGGGACTGGCGCTGTGCATCCGGTTCATTCCTGCGGTGCTGATGCAGGATTTTCGCGCGTTGGCCGCCGCGCGTGGCCGCGTGCCCGCTAGCCGCGCGGGCCTGATCGCAGTGCTGCTGATCTGGGCGCTGCTGGCGGCTTGGCTGGTGTCTTTGCTGTTTTAG
- the rfbA gene encoding glucose-1-phosphate thymidylyltransferase RfbA: MTKRKGIILAGGSGTRLYPITVGVSKQLLPVYDKPMIYYPLSVLMLAGIREIAIVTTPQDQDQFQRTLGDGSQWGLSLTWVVQPSPDGLAQAYILCEDFLDGAPSCMVLGDNIFFGHGLTDLLIAADAQDSGASVFGYHVADPERYGVVSFDADGRVESIIEKPEKPGSPYAVTGIYFMDGTAPARAKQVQPSARGELEITTLLETYLHDGSLSVQRMGRGFAWFDTGTHSSLLDAGNFVRTLQLRQGMQAGSPDEIAFEQGWIDAEGLKARAKLFGKNDYGKYLASLLNN, from the coding sequence ATGACGAAGCGCAAAGGCATTATCCTTGCAGGCGGCTCTGGCACGCGGCTTTATCCGATCACCGTCGGCGTATCAAAGCAGCTGCTGCCGGTTTATGATAAGCCGATGATCTACTATCCCTTGTCCGTGCTGATGCTGGCCGGCATTCGCGAGATTGCCATCGTCACCACACCGCAAGATCAGGACCAATTCCAGCGCACCTTGGGTGATGGCAGCCAATGGGGCCTGTCATTGACATGGGTTGTGCAGCCCTCGCCCGATGGATTGGCGCAGGCCTATATCCTGTGCGAGGATTTTCTGGATGGCGCGCCGTCGTGTATGGTCTTGGGCGACAACATCTTTTTCGGCCACGGCCTGACTGATCTGCTGATTGCAGCCGATGCGCAGGATAGTGGTGCCAGCGTGTTCGGCTATCATGTCGCAGACCCCGAGCGCTACGGCGTCGTCAGTTTCGACGCCGATGGCCGCGTTGAAAGCATCATCGAAAAGCCCGAAAAGCCCGGATCACCCTATGCGGTGACAGGGATCTATTTCATGGACGGCACGGCGCCTGCACGCGCGAAACAGGTGCAACCCTCGGCACGGGGCGAGCTGGAAATTACCACGCTGCTGGAAACCTATCTGCATGACGGCTCGCTCAGCGTGCAGCGCATGGGGCGGGGGTTTGCATGGTTTGATACGGGCACCCATAGCAGCCTGCTGGATGCCGGTAACTTTGTGCGCACGCTGCAATTGCGCCAAGGGATGCAAGCTGGCAGCCCCGACGAGATCGCCTTTGAACAGGGTTGGATCGACGCGGAGGGGTTGAAAGCCCGCGCCAAATTGTTCGGCAAAAATGACTACGGCAAATATCTGGCAAGCCTGCTGAACAATTGA
- the rfbD gene encoding dTDP-4-dehydrorhamnose reductase has protein sequence MKILVFGRTGQVATELQSLVPEVVFLDRTQADLLDPASCVTAINRHRPDAIINAAAWTAVDKAETEEGSAALINGDAPAAMARAAAALDVPFIHISTDYVFNGGGNTPFKPDDPTAPLGAYGRTKRLGEVGVEAAGGRYAILRTSWVFSAHGANFVKTMLRLGAQRDRLNVVADQIGGPTSARAIAQACLRMAEHLAAAPNLSGIYHFSGTPDVSWADFARAIMAAAQLPCTIHDIPSTDYPTPAARPLNSRLDCSSLARFDLTRPDWQQDLLVVLNELGAVK, from the coding sequence ATGAAGATATTGGTTTTCGGCCGTACAGGCCAGGTTGCAACCGAGCTGCAATCCCTTGTTCCAGAGGTGGTTTTTTTGGACCGCACGCAGGCGGACCTGCTTGATCCTGCCAGCTGCGTCACGGCCATCAATCGCCACCGCCCCGATGCAATCATTAACGCCGCCGCATGGACCGCCGTCGACAAAGCCGAGACGGAGGAAGGCAGTGCCGCTTTGATCAACGGCGATGCGCCTGCCGCCATGGCGCGCGCGGCGGCAGCGCTTGACGTGCCATTCATCCACATTTCGACGGATTATGTGTTCAACGGCGGCGGCAATACCCCGTTCAAGCCAGATGACCCAACCGCGCCGCTGGGGGCCTATGGCCGCACCAAACGTCTGGGCGAAGTCGGGGTCGAGGCGGCGGGTGGACGCTATGCCATTTTACGCACCTCTTGGGTGTTCTCGGCGCATGGGGCGAATTTCGTGAAAACCATGCTACGCCTTGGCGCGCAGCGGGATCGTCTGAATGTGGTCGCCGACCAGATCGGCGGCCCCACATCGGCGCGGGCCATTGCGCAAGCCTGCCTGCGTATGGCAGAGCATCTGGCCGCCGCGCCGAACCTGAGCGGTATTTACCATTTTTCGGGAACGCCAGATGTGTCCTGGGCCGATTTCGCGCGCGCGATCATGGCGGCCGCGCAATTGCCATGTACGATCCACGATATCCCCAGCACCGATTACCCAACACCTGCCGCCCGTCCGCTGAACAGCCGGTTGGATTGCAGCAGCCTCGCCCGTTTTGACCTGACCCGTCCAGATTGGCAGCAAGATTTATTGGTCGTATTGAATGAATTGGGAGCAGTGAAATGA
- a CDS encoding MBL fold metallo-hydrolase yields MTLTRRQALLAGAALPAAAALPALIPAAAHAQAAAGGPARDHALGNFRVTSLLTGAMPMDNPREIYATDASEEDFAAVAEAGFVPVDRSVNSFTPIVVNTGAEVVLFDTGLSPEGIVSALQGAGYTPDDVTHIVLSHMHPDHIGGVMGADGAPVFGNARYFTGQQEFDFWATQANERFDLNVRPLAERFTFLDDGDTVVGGITATAAFGHTPGHMAFHLENEGRRLLFIADAATHYVFSLANPEWEVVFDADKAAAAATRRRLLDLAATDRIAIAGYHMPFPGIGFIETRGTGFGYVPASYQFG; encoded by the coding sequence ATGACGCTGACACGCCGACAAGCCCTTCTTGCGGGGGCCGCCCTGCCAGCCGCCGCCGCGCTGCCCGCCTTGATCCCCGCCGCCGCCCATGCGCAGGCCGCCGCCGGTGGCCCCGCCCGCGATCACGCGCTGGGCAATTTCCGCGTGACGTCCTTGCTGACAGGGGCAATGCCGATGGATAACCCGCGCGAGATTTACGCCACCGACGCCAGCGAAGAAGACTTTGCGGCTGTCGCCGAGGCAGGCTTTGTGCCTGTCGACCGCTCGGTCAATTCATTCACGCCGATCGTGGTGAACACCGGCGCAGAGGTCGTTCTGTTCGATACCGGTCTATCGCCCGAAGGTATTGTATCGGCCCTTCAGGGCGCGGGTTATACACCGGACGATGTAACGCATATCGTATTGTCGCATATGCATCCTGATCACATTGGCGGCGTAATGGGGGCCGATGGCGCGCCTGTGTTTGGCAATGCGCGCTATTTTACAGGGCAGCAGGAATTTGACTTTTGGGCGACGCAGGCGAACGAACGGTTCGATCTGAATGTGCGACCGTTGGCCGAGCGTTTCACCTTTTTGGACGATGGTGACACCGTGGTCGGTGGTATCACGGCTACCGCAGCTTTTGGTCACACTCCGGGCCATATGGCGTTTCATCTGGAAAACGAAGGGCGGCGATTGCTGTTCATTGCAGATGCTGCGACGCATTACGTCTTTTCGCTGGCAAACCCCGAATGGGAGGTTGTGTTCGATGCCGACAAAGCCGCTGCCGCTGCGACTCGACGGAGGCTGCTGGATTTGGCGGCAACGGATCGGATAGCGATTGCGGGCTATCACATGCCGTTCCCCGGAATTGGCTTTATCGAAACGCGCGGCACTGGCTTTGGCTATGTGCCGGCCAGCTACCAGTTCGGCTAA
- a CDS encoding GTP-binding protein: MPARSPNTDTRLPVTVLSGFLGAGKTTLLNHILNNRDGRRVAVIVNDMSEVNIDADLVRGGTELSRSEEKLVEMTNGCICCTLRDDLLVEVRRLAAEGRFDYLLIESTGIAEPLPVAATFDFRDALGESLSDVARLDTMVTVVDAVNLTRDFSSHDFIADRGESLGEGDERTLVDLLTDQMEFADVVVLNKATAAGPQRLDQARKIVRALNPDARVIETDYSRVDGDAIFDTGLFNFDQAHMHPMWAKELYGFADHVPETEEYGISSFVYRARRPFHPQKIHAVLNGDLPGVIRAKGHFWIASRPDWAVEFSLAGAMSTVVPLGSWWAAVPQERWPTHPDSLAEMRARWDDVWGDRRQELVFIGADMDKAALVALLDAALVDTDGFQPKVWAKLPDPFPQWRR, from the coding sequence ATGCCAGCGAGATCGCCAAACACAGACACGCGTCTGCCCGTGACCGTCCTTTCGGGGTTTCTGGGGGCGGGCAAGACCACGCTGCTGAACCATATTCTAAACAATAGGGACGGCCGCCGCGTCGCCGTCATCGTCAATGACATGTCCGAGGTGAATATCGACGCCGATCTGGTGCGCGGTGGCACCGAGCTGTCGCGGTCCGAGGAAAAGCTGGTCGAAATGACCAACGGCTGCATCTGCTGCACCTTGCGCGACGATCTGCTGGTCGAGGTGCGCCGCCTCGCCGCCGAGGGGCGGTTCGATTACCTGCTGATCGAATCCACCGGCATTGCCGAGCCGCTGCCCGTCGCCGCAACCTTTGATTTTCGCGATGCGCTGGGCGAAAGCCTGTCGGATGTTGCGCGTCTTGATACGATGGTGACGGTGGTTGATGCCGTAAACCTGACACGCGATTTTTCCAGCCATGATTTCATCGCCGACCGTGGCGAGTCCTTGGGCGAGGGCGACGAACGCACGCTGGTTGATCTGCTGACCGATCAGATGGAATTCGCCGATGTCGTCGTGCTGAACAAGGCGACCGCGGCTGGCCCCCAGCGTCTGGATCAGGCGCGCAAGATCGTCCGCGCCTTGAACCCCGATGCGAGGGTGATCGAGACGGATTACAGCCGCGTCGACGGCGATGCGATCTTTGACACCGGCCTGTTCAACTTTGATCAGGCGCATATGCATCCGATGTGGGCAAAGGAGCTTTACGGCTTTGCCGACCACGTGCCCGAGACCGAGGAATACGGCATTTCATCCTTTGTCTATCGCGCGCGGCGGCCGTTTCATCCGCAGAAAATCCATGCGGTGCTGAATGGGGATCTGCCGGGCGTCATTCGCGCCAAGGGGCATTTCTGGATCGCCTCGCGGCCCGATTGGGCGGTGGAATTTTCGCTTGCCGGGGCGATGTCGACCGTGGTGCCGCTGGGCAGTTGGTGGGCCGCAGTGCCGCAAGAGCGCTGGCCGACGCATCCCGACAGTTTGGCCGAGATGCGCGCCCGCTGGGATGATGTCTGGGGCGACCGCCGGCAAGAGCTGGTCTTCATCGGCGCGGATATGGACAAGGCGGCGCTGGTGGCACTGCTGGATGCCGCATTGGTTGATACGGACGGCTTTCAGCCCAAGGTCTGGGCCAAACTGCCCGATCCCTTTCCGCAGTGGCGCCGTTGA